One part of the Vitis riparia cultivar Riparia Gloire de Montpellier isolate 1030 chromosome 15, EGFV_Vit.rip_1.0, whole genome shotgun sequence genome encodes these proteins:
- the LOC117932036 gene encoding uncharacterized protein LOC117932036 encodes MLEYECRYIMIERLYLALVWATRRLRHYVTKYSILLVSRLDPLRYLFDRPVLTGRLMRWLLLLTEFDIQPIDNDFPDEQFVSMTSIVGWQLYFDCAANQSRFGIGILLISPQGDHIPKSVRLTFSDHHRLTNNVVEYETCITSLETALDLGVRRLEIHGDSNLVIQQTQGIWRTRDEKLKPYHAYLDLLVDRFELYIFPGQKISLLMR; translated from the exons atgctcgAGTATGAGTGCAGATACATTATGATTGAGCGTCTCTATTTGGCACTGGTTTGGGCCACCAGAAGGTTGAGACACTATGTGACCAAGTATTCCATATTATTAGTCTCACGATTAGATCCTTTGAGATATCTGTTCGACAGGCCTGTTTTGACTGGTAGGCTCATGAGATGGTTATTGCTACtgacagagtttgatattca ACCGATTGACAATGATTTCCCTGATGAGCAGTTTGTCTCAATGACTAGTATTGTAGGATGGCAGTTGTACTTTGATTGTGCCGCCAATCAGTCAAGGTTTGGTATTGGCATCCTATTGATATCAcctcagggtgatcatattcccAAATCAGTTCGATTGACATTCTCTGATCATCATCGGCTGACGAATAATGTTGTTGAGTACGAGACATGCATTACAAGTCTAGAGACTGCACTCGATCTTGGAGTTAGACGGTTGGAAATCCACGGGGATTCCAACTTGGTTATTCAGCAGACTCAGGGTATCTGGAGGACTCGGGATGAGAAGTTGAAACCTTATCATGCTTATTTGGATTTGTTGGTCGATAGGTTTGAGTTATACATTTTCCCAGGGCAGAAAATCAGTTTGCTGATGCGCTAG